ACTATCATGTTTTCCACGTCCTCGCCCACATAGCCAGCTTCCGTATAGCAGGTAGCATCCACTATGGTGAATGGAACGTCGAGAATCTTGGCCAGCGTCTGCGCAAGCAGGGTTTTTCCTGAACCCGTGGGGCCTATGAGAAGTATGTTGCTTTTCTCCACTTCCACTTTGTCGCTTCTTCTCCTGCCGGATTCGTTAAACTGCATCCGCTTGTAGTGATTGTAGACGGCGACGGAAAGTACCTTCTTGGCGTTTTCCTGACCTATTATGTATCCGTCAAGAAAGGACTTCATCTCCTGTGGGGTCGGAAAGGATTTCTTCGGTTTTGGAAAAGCGCTGTCCTTGGTCCTCTCTTCCGCTATGATCTGGTTGCAGAGGTCTATGCACTCATCACAGATATAGACGCCGTGGCCCGCTATGAGCTTGTTGATCTCTTCCTGATTCTTCCCGCAGAAAGAACAGTAGTGCTTCGTTTCTTCTTTGCTTTTTCTGGGACTCATCCGGTTGCCTCCTCCCTTTCGGTAATTATGGCATCCACTATACCGTACTCAATAGAATCCTGAGCGGTCATGAAAAAGTCTCTGTCCGTATCGTTCGCTATCCTCTCAAGAGTCTGCCCGGTGTGCTTTTCAAGTATGGAGTTGAGCTGCTCTTTCACCCTGACGATCTCCTTTGCGTGTATCTCTATGTCGCTTGCCTGCCCGGAAACACCTCCGAGCACCTGGTGAATCATCACCCTCGAGTGAGGCAGCGCGTACCTTTTGCCCGACGCGCCGCTTGCCAGAAGAACCGCAGCCATGCTGACCGCCTGCCCGATGCATATGGTAGAGACTTCGGGCTTCACGTACTGTATCGTGTCGTAGATGGCAAGACCGGAAGTAACATGCCCTCCGGGAGAATTTATGTAGAGGTAAATAGGCGTCTCGGGGTTCTCGGATTCAAGAAAAAGGAGCTGGGCGATTACGACGTTGGCTACCGCGTCATTTATGTCGGAACCTATAAAGACGATCCTGTCCTTAAGGAGCCTTGAGAAAATATCGTAGCCCTGATCGCCCCTGCTCGTACGCTCAATAACGTAGGGTATGAAATCGGTTATCATTGAACCGATTATAACTAAGCGTGTTATTCCTTGTCAATCTGCGCCGCTTCGCCCTCTACTTCCTCAATCCGGGCCTGCTCCAGTAGAAGATCCAAGACTCCTCGGGTTTTGATCTGGGATTCCAGATGCTCCATAGTCCCCGGCTGCTCATAAGCCTTGTGTACCTGATCCGGGGGAAGATTGTATGAAGCGGCGAGGCGGTCTATGTGGTCGTTTAGCTGTTTGCGGGTAACTCTCACGTTCTCCTTCTGAGCGATGCGACCGAGAATTATGGATGTCCTGACGCTCTCTGCGGCCTTCTCGGTGAATTTCGGCGCCACGTCCTCCCCGATCTCCGGCTCCGCGACTCCGCCTCTCTGCATGTCGGAGAGAAATCTCGCTTTAAGGCTCTCCTCCTCCTTTTCAAGCAGCGACGGAGGAATGTCGAACTGGTTTTTCGAGAGAAGGTCGTCGACTATCTGTTCCCTCATGGATGAGAGCTGTTCGTCTTCATGAAGGTGCTCAAGCTGCTCCTTTATGAGCTCTCGCAGTTCAGAGATGCCCTCAACGTCAAAATCCTTAGCGAAACCATCATCCGCCTCGGGCAGAATCCTGTCGTGAATCTCATTTATCTTGACGGTGAAACTGACGGTTTTCCCGGCGGCCTCGGGTATCAGGAAGTCTTCCGGGTAGGAAACCGAAAATTCCGTCTCCTCGCCCGCTTTTTTCCCAAGCAGGTTCTCTTCGAACTCGGGGGCAGCCTGCTCTTCACCCAGAAGGAACCTTACGTTCTGCCTGTTAAGATCGTCTATGGTCTCCCCGTCCTCAAACGCACCGCTGTAGTCTACAAAAACATAATCGCCTTCCTTTGCGGGACGGTCCTCCTCGACAAGCCTTGACTGTACGGACCTTTCCCTGAGTTTCTGCACCTCGGCGTCTATATCCTCCTTGGTCACCCGGCGGACGGTTTTCTTAACTGGAATTGAGGTGTAGTCGGAAAGTTCAAAATCGGGAATCACCTCGAATTCAGCTGAATAAGCAAACTCCTCTCCGGTCTTTACCTCACCCATCTCCGTAATGTCGGGGCGCGTCACCGGCAGAAGCGAGCGTTGCGCAAGGGCTTCGGACAAGGTTTCCGAAACAAGGTTAGATGCGGTTTCCTGATCAACTTCCTTTCCATACATTGACTCGACCACGTGACGGGGGACCTTCCCCTTCCTAAACCCCTTGACGCTCACTCCTCCCATAACGTCGCGGAACACGGAATTTCTTTTTTCTGCGACCTGTTCTGGAGAGAGGGAAACCCTTATCTTTTTTCTGGTGCTGTCAATGTCCTCAATATTTATTTTCATTTAGTTTAAAACCTCTCAGTAAATAATTCCCCGAGGAAGCAATGTTCTCTCTGGGATGCTGATACATTTGTTACTTGCTTTTTGCTTTTAGGGGAAATTTTTCAGGATTCTCTATTATTTCTTCCGTAACGTCAACATCAATATCGGGCCAATAGAAGTGCCCTGGGGACGGTTCTTCGACATTGATGATCGATTTTATGGACTGATCCCTGAACCAAGGAAAATCATCATAAGACATAAACAACTCTTTTCCGTGAGCCAGAAGCCATACTCCATGAGTAGAGATATTTGTCACCTCAACTGCCGAAATGCTGCTTCCATGCTGCGATAAGCTCATCGTAATGAACCTCCACGAGTAATTCAATCTCCCTGAGTTGGTGTATAGAATAACGATAATTTTTTGCTAACTCAATTTTGGGTTCAAGCCAAAACTTCGCCTCGCCTTCACTTGATACTACATGGACGTGCATTCGTTGTTCTTCCCTTGAGAAAAAGAAGAACCGATACCCCTTTTCTCTGAACACCGTAGGACTCATGATCAGCACATATTTATACTTGCTGGAGATAGAAACCGCTACATGTTTTGAGTGCCGTTCGCAACTTGCGAATGTTTTTCCCGGTATACGTAATTTCGTGCGAACAAAGAAAAGGCAAGGAGAAGGAGGACAGCTTGGGGGATCGCGGTCTCATAAGAGGGATATATCCCGAGAGTATCCATGTAAGGAATGAAATCCGCCGTAGTTGAAGAAATAATTCCCGCCTCCTGGAGTTCAAGTATTCCCTTGCCGAGAAGTATGAAACAGAGCAAGTAGAGGAAAACGCTCGTGAAGGA
This genomic interval from Candidatus Dadabacteria bacterium contains the following:
- the tig gene encoding trigger factor is translated as MKINIEDIDSTRKKIRVSLSPEQVAEKRNSVFRDVMGGVSVKGFRKGKVPRHVVESMYGKEVDQETASNLVSETLSEALAQRSLLPVTRPDITEMGEVKTGEEFAYSAEFEVIPDFELSDYTSIPVKKTVRRVTKEDIDAEVQKLRERSVQSRLVEEDRPAKEGDYVFVDYSGAFEDGETIDDLNRQNVRFLLGEEQAAPEFEENLLGKKAGEETEFSVSYPEDFLIPEAAGKTVSFTVKINEIHDRILPEADDGFAKDFDVEGISELRELIKEQLEHLHEDEQLSSMREQIVDDLLSKNQFDIPPSLLEKEEESLKARFLSDMQRGGVAEPEIGEDVAPKFTEKAAESVRTSIILGRIAQKENVRVTRKQLNDHIDRLAASYNLPPDQVHKAYEQPGTMEHLESQIKTRGVLDLLLEQARIEEVEGEAAQIDKE
- a CDS encoding DUF2442 domain-containing protein; translated protein: MSLSQHGSSISAVEVTNISTHGVWLLAHGKELFMSYDDFPWFRDQSIKSIINVEEPSPGHFYWPDIDVDVTEEIIENPEKFPLKAKSK
- a CDS encoding DUF4160 domain-containing protein produces the protein MSPTVFREKGYRFFFFSREEQRMHVHVVSSEGEAKFWLEPKIELAKNYRYSIHQLREIELLVEVHYDELIAAWKQHFGS
- the clpP gene encoding ATP-dependent Clp endopeptidase proteolytic subunit ClpP, translated to MITDFIPYVIERTSRGDQGYDIFSRLLKDRIVFIGSDINDAVANVVIAQLLFLESENPETPIYLYINSPGGHVTSGLAIYDTIQYVKPEVSTICIGQAVSMAAVLLASGASGKRYALPHSRVMIHQVLGGVSGQASDIEIHAKEIVRVKEQLNSILEKHTGQTLERIANDTDRDFFMTAQDSIEYGIVDAIITEREEATG